DNA from Amycolatopsis sp. DSM 110486:
GCCACCAACGGCGGCGACAACTCCGTCTCCAGCTTCTCCGTCGGCGGCGACGGCAAGCTGACGCTGCTCGACGTGAAGCGCACCGGCAACATCGTGGCCGGGCGCAGCGGCACCGCGAAGTCGCTGGCGTTCTCGCCGGCCACCAGCACGCTGTACGTGCTGCACTCGTTCGGCCCGGACCACGTGCGGTTGATGACCGTGGACCCCGAGGGCAGGCTCACCTCGCGGCCCGAGGGCTACACCGTGAACACGCCGGACAAGCCGCTGCGCGTGTCCACGATGGTCGTGCTCTCGCCGGACGAGCGCTTCCTCGTCGTCGGCACCACGTTCGACCAGCCGGCCGCGGCCAACCCGGACGGTTCGCCGATCCTGTGGGCCGACCAGCCGGACGGCTCGAAAAAGTCGGTCGCGTCCAACGCCCCCGACCCCGACGGCATCATCGTCTTCCCGCTGCAGCACGACGGTTCGCTGGGCGAGGGCATGTTCCAGGACGGCGGCGGCGGTTCGCCGTTCTACCCCGCGTTCCTGCACCACCGCCCGGACCACTTCGTGATCGGCTATGCCGTGGCCGACGGCATCGCGCTGGCCAAGCTCGACGACCGCGGCCAGATCGGCACCGGCCCGGTCGTGAAGATCGACACCAGCGCCGGTCTGCCCTCGGAGCTGTGCTGGTGCGCGGTTTCGCCCGACGACAAGTGGGTGTTCGCCACGAACTTCGGCTACAGCAACATCTCCTGCTTCCGCATCGACGGCGACGTCGTCTCGCTGGTGCACGACAACGCCTGCCCGAAGATTCCCGGCGACGGTACCTTCCGCGCGCTCAACGGCACCGTCAGCAGCGGCCCGAGCGACAACTGGCTGACCCCGGACGGCACCCACCTGTACCAGATCTACGCCAACGCCTCGAAGCTCGTGGGCTACGCGGTGCAGTCCGACGGTTCGCTCGTCGAGGTCACCGCCGCGGAGATCCCGTACAACAGCCCGCAGGGCCTGGCCGGGTTCTGAGCCGTGACGGCGGGTGAGGCCGGCCAGGCGCGCATCGAGGCGACGCTGTCGTCCATGATGCTCAGCCCCCGGGAAATCGAGAAGCTGGTGATCTACCAGGTGGCCGAGCTGGCTCGGCGGCGCAAGGACCGCGGTCTGAAGCTGAACTTTCCGGAGTCGATCGCGCTGATCACCGAGGCGCTGCTGGAGGCGGCCCGG
Protein-coding regions in this window:
- a CDS encoding beta-propeller fold lactonase family protein, whose translation is MPPTLADGHLYLQTNEVRNAIIHYSRGADGALTEVERVPTGGGGSGVYKPISGQESAPNAFEAAGSVILTADQQFLFATNGGDNSVSSFSVGGDGKLTLLDVKRTGNIVAGRSGTAKSLAFSPATSTLYVLHSFGPDHVRLMTVDPEGRLTSRPEGYTVNTPDKPLRVSTMVVLSPDERFLVVGTTFDQPAAANPDGSPILWADQPDGSKKSVASNAPDPDGIIVFPLQHDGSLGEGMFQDGGGGSPFYPAFLHHRPDHFVIGYAVADGIALAKLDDRGQIGTGPVVKIDTSAGLPSELCWCAVSPDDKWVFATNFGYSNISCFRIDGDVVSLVHDNACPKIPGDGTFRALNGTVSSGPSDNWLTPDGTHLYQIYANASKLVGYAVQSDGSLVEVTAAEIPYNSPQGLAGF